From Xenopus laevis strain J_2021 chromosome 7L, Xenopus_laevis_v10.1, whole genome shotgun sequence, one genomic window encodes:
- the slc2a1.L gene encoding solute carrier family 2, facilitated glucose transporter member 1 isoform X2 codes for MESGDKMTAKLMLAVCTAVIGSLQFGYNTGVINAPQEVIEGFYNATWMSRYNEPISETTLTSLWSLSVAIFSVGGMVGSFSVGLFVNRFGRRNSMLLANILAFLAAILMGFSKLASSFEMLIIGRFVVGLYCGLTTGFVPMYVGEISPTSLRGALGTLHQLGVVIGILIAQIFGLKPIMGNESLWPLLLGCIFVPSILQCIVLPFCPESPRFLLINRNEEDKAKSVLKKLRGTTDVSSDLQEMKEESRQMMREKKVTIAELFRSPLYRQPIFIAIVLQLSQQLSGINAVFYYSTMIFQKAQVEQPVYATIGAGIVNTAFTVVSLFVVERAGRRTLHLIGLAGMAGCAILMTIALALLESVSGMSYLSIVAIFGFVAFFEIGPGPIPWFIVAELFSQGPRPAAIAVAGLSNWTSNFIVGMGFQYVEKLCGAYVFIIFIILLLIFFVFTYFKVPETRGRTFDEIASEFRGGESQMVKQAEELNTFGHADDSQV; via the exons ATGACGGCGAAGTTGATGCTGGCTGTTTGCACGGCTGTGATTGGCTCCTTACAGTTTGGATACAACACGGGAGTGATTAATGCACCACAAGAG GTGATCGAGGGCTTCTACAATGCCACGTGGATGAGCCGTTACAATGAGCCCATCTCTGAGACCACCCTCACCTCCCTGTGGTCCCTGTCTGTGGCCATCTTCTCAGTTGGTGGCATGGTGGGCTCATTCTCCGTGGGACTGTTTGTCAACCGTTTTGGCAG GCGCAACTCCATGCTGTTGGCCAACATCCTGGCCTTTCTAGCTGCCATTTTGATGGGATTTTCCAAGCTGGCGTCCTCCTTCGAGATGCTGATCATTGGGCGGTTTGTGGTCGGACTCTACTGTGGCCTCACCACTGGTTTTGTGCCAATGTATGTCGGAGAAATTTCCCCCACATCACTGAGAGGAGCTCTGGGGACCCTGCACCAGCTGGGAGTTGTGATTGGAATCCTTATTGCTCAG ATCTTTGGGCTGAAGCCTATCATGGGGAACGAGTCCCTGTGGCCCCTATTGTTGGGCTGCATATTTGTGCCGAGCATATTGCAGTGCATCGTGCTGCCCTTCTGCCCAGAGAGTCCACGATTCCTGCTCATTAATCGCAATGAGGAAGACAAAGCCAAGAGCG TGCTGAAGAAGCTCCGAGGCACCACAGATGTGAGCAGTGACCTGCAGGAGATGAAGGAAGAGAGTCGGCAGATGATGCGAGAGAAGAAAGTCACCATTGCGGAACTCTTCCGCTCCCCACTCTACCGCCAGCCCATCTTCATCGCCATCGTCCTGCAACTGTCACAGCAGCTCTCTGGCATCAACGCG GTCTTTTACTATTCCACCATGATATTCCAAAAAGCCCAAGTTGAGCAGCCGGTGTACGCTACCATTGGTGCAGGAATTGTGAATACGGCCTTCACTGTCGTGTCG cttTTTGTAGTGGAACGTGCTGGCCGGCGGACCCTGCACCTGATTGGACTGGCCGGAATGGCGGGTTGTGCCATCCTGATGACCATTGCACTGGCTCTACTG GAGTCTGTCAGTGGAATGTCCTATCTCAGCATCGTCGCCATCTTTGGCTTTGTTGCCTTCTTTGAAATTGGCCCGGGACCCATCCCATGGTTCATTGTAGCCGAGCTCTTCAGCCAGGGCCCACGACCAGCTGCCATCGCAGTCGCCGGACTTTCCAATTGGACTTCCAACTTTATCGTAGGCATGGGCTTCCAATATGTAGAG AAATTGTGCGGCGCCTACGtcttcatcatcttcatcatcctCCTGCTCATATTCTTCGTCTTCACCTACTTCAAAGTGCCGGAGACCAGAGGGCGCACGTTCGACGAGATCGCCTCGGAATTCCGCGGGGGCGAGAGTCAGATGGTCAAACAGGCGGAGGAGTTAAACACTTTTGGGCATGCGGACGACTCCCAAGTTTAA
- the LOC121395688 gene encoding guanylate cyclase activator 2B-like: MKFLLLSLLLILLLGGSQGVKIQVGQFTFHVDSVLNLKKVMEKEGKDPTQVSQDLCHSSALPGEFNPVCEEANAPEIFNELVRAVKNFDECEICANPACPGCS; the protein is encoded by the exons ATGAAATTCCTCCTGCTCTCCCTCCTGCTCATCCTTCTGCTGGGAGGGTCACAAGGGGTTAAAATACAG GTCGGACAATTCACTTTCCATGTGGACTCGGTGCTGAACTTAAAGAAAGTGATGGAAAAAGAGGGAAAAGATCCGACCCAAGTGTCCCAGGATCTGTGTCATAGCTCCGCCCTCCCGGGGGAATTTAATCCAGTCTGCGAGGAGGCGAACGCCCCGGAAATCTTCAATGAGCTGG TTCGGGCCGTGAAGAACTTTGATGAATGTGAGATTTGTGCCAATCCGGCCTGTCCCGGCTGCTCCTAA